The DNA segment GACACGTCATCGATCCTCGCCAAAAgccaataataaaaaaacatccAACGGTGAGATGAAGGTAATAGCATTTCAACCCTATCATCTTCTCTCGCATATCTCTATCCTCCACCTCTCTCTCAAACCTAACTCTATCTCTTATATTTCTTCCCccacatttatatatttttcacaaaaccaaaacaatttatcaaaagaggcagaaaagaaagaaagaaagaaagaaaaaaaacctaaaaactaaATCTCACCTGCCgctgtcttttttttcttttttttttccttccttTGGTTTCACTGTTCCTGTCTCCAAATCCAATGGATCCATCTCTTTCCAGTGATCCTCACCGTCCTCAACAGTACTCTCCTTTCCCTCAATACCCACCCTCCAACAGCCCTTTCGTCTCCGCTCCGAATCTCCCCTTTTACGGTGTTAACCAAACTCCGTTCAACACCCATGTCTCCCCACCGCAGCCGCAAACGCAAACGCAAACGCAGACGCCTCCTCCTTACTCCGAAGTAAGCTCTGATCTTTATTAAAAAGTCTTCACCTTTCGACTAAATTGAGATGACCCTTTTAATAAAGTGCTTACCTTTTCCTCTCTCTGTGTGTGTAGTTGATTGTGGAGGCGATTGCGCATTTGAACGAGCCTGAGGGTTCGAGCAAGATGGCGATTTCGAGGTACATCGAGAGATCTAACCCTGTTTTACCCACCGATCACCAAGCTTTGCTCGCTCACCATCTCAAGACCTTGAAGAACTGTGGCGTTCTTTCTATGGTCAAGAAGTCTTACAAGCTCGCCGCTTCTTCCTCTGCTCCCGAGAGCGTCGCTGTCGCGGCCGCCGCCGCCGCTGCAGGTctggctcctcctcctcccagaTCTGAATCTCCTCTCGATCCGGCGCCTCTCTCTGCTTCTCAGCCGCAGAAGCGAGGACGTGGACGACCTCCTAAGCCCAAGCCTGAAGCTTCAccacaacaacagcaacaactcATCATTGCTCAACCCAACGCTGTCCAGCTTAACGGGCAGCCAAGCTGGGAGCAACCTCAGTTTCCTGTCCCCAGTCCGACGCAGACGGGTACTGAGTCTGCAAAGAGAGGGCCTGGTCGTCCGAGAAAGGACGGATCTGCTCCGATCCCTCGACCTGCGGGCATGTCTGTGATCATGAAGCGAAGAGGCAGGCCACCGGGTCGTAGAGCTGCCGGGAGACAGAGGAAGCCCTTGTCAGTCTCCTCCACCGCCTCTGTGTTTCCTTACGTCGCTAACGGCGCTAGACGCCGTGGAAGGCCAAGGAGAGTTGACTCTGGTGGCGTCCCCGTTGCTGCTCCAGCTGGTGGAGAAGCTGTAGCGGCTGCGCCAGGGATAAAGCGTGGACGAGGAAGACCACCTAAGATCGGTGGTGTTAAGAATAGGCTCATCACGAAGCCTAAGCGTGGACGAGGACGTCCCGTTGGTAGACCCAGAAAGGTAATGCCTTTCTCATGTCCACATGTGATCTAGTATCCTATGTTAGTATTGTGTGCATAGTTGTTCACTGCTCCGCCGTCAATTTAGGAATTGAAAAGGTTCATACTTTATGACAATGATTTGTGAATTATGTCGGTGTCACTTTCCTGCTTTTGAGCGTGTAAGAAAGAATCTAAACCTGTCTAGTTTTCAGatgtgtttatattttataatcgtGTCCCTCGCCTTTGGGGTTATCcttatatttgatttttcattTGGATAATTAAGACTTAAGTGGTAGGTGGTGTTTTGCTTTAGTTTGATAATTAATCTGGTTAATGCTTTACTTAGTGACAAGTCTTAGTTCCTTATCTTCTTTTAAGTAGAAACGTGTTACTTAAAGTGTTGTCTTTATTCAAACATTATTGTCTGTCTTGAAGTTGCTGAACCTATGTCTAACGTTTATTCCTTTTTATGAACCTAGAACCCATGGCCCGTGACGGTAGCTACTGGTGCACTAGAGTCTGCCTATGGAGAACTCAAGGCAAAGCTTGATCTCTATGTAAGTCAAAGTCTATTAATAATAAAcagtcttttcttttatttgtttcttatgtttgtttgtttttttgcgTCTTTGAATGTTTCAGAATGAGAAAGCAAAAGAAATCCTGAATGTGTTGAACACTGGTATTACAAGCAACGATAATCAAGCAGCGGTGGAAGCAGCACAAAAGCTGGAAGGACTAATATCAATGATGACGGTTGAGCCACAAGCCGTGGAAGAAGCGCAGCCAGAGGAGGCAGCGCCACAGACCGAAGCTGAAGAACCACAAGAAGGAGAGGGACATGGACaagaaagagaaggagaagaagagcaagCCCCGACAGACCAGACCCAGGTGCAGACAGATGCAGAGGCAATGCAAGAAGCTCTGTTCTGAAGAATAATGATCTCTCAAAAAACAGCCTAGACATTAGCCTTGGTGTTTGTGGTTTAGGAGTGTTCTTTTTAGTATTTAGGTGTTGGATCCTCCTATCTTTAATTAAAAACCTATAAGGAATTTTAGtcttttggaagaaaaaaaaacaaagactcTTTTGATGGTGTTTGTGTCAGTGTGTCACTAACTAAAACATTAAGAAGGTTGATGTAAATCAGGAGTTATTTCCAGTGTTGAATGTTTTTCCCTCTTATGAATCTTTGTTCCTTTTTATTCTGCTTTCATTTTTCTGATATTAGTTGTTTTAAGAGGACGAacaatttcatattaaaaattgCGTTGCTAGTATCTTCATATTCATACCATGTATTGTGCAAATCAGAAGACATGTTTAAGATTAGGTTGATCAACTAATTAGCCACAAAAAAAGGGAAAGGATGTAGAGAATATAGTTATTTATAATTGTATATTAGAAGATGATAATTTGTGTATGTATTATGCAACACagtaacatatattaataactatGCATTTGTATATCATAGCAACATTTAGTAATTTGAATCCCTTAGAGACCCTTTACTAAGAACTAAAAAGCCCATACAAAAGTAGAATAGGCCCATACAAGAGATTTAAGGCCTTAAAAGAGGGAGTCAACGGCCCATTTGACCAGCTAGAATGAGAGTGTCCGTCCCATTCTCTTCTCTTCCCTCTAAAAcaatttgatatttttctcGAGCAGATCAATCTTCTTCGGTTAGGGTTCCCTCGCCGAATCCCTAGATCTGTAACGGTTTCCAAAAATCCAATGGAGAACGGGAAACGAGACAGAGACGACATGGAAGTGCAGACCGCACCACGGAAGCCACGCGTCCTCCTCGCCGCGAGCGGAAGCGTCGCCGCCATCAAATTCGGCAACCTCTGCCATTGCTTCGCCGAATGGGCCGAAGTGAGAGCCGTCGTCTCGAAATCGTCTCTCCACTTCCTCGACAGGCTCTCCCTCCCGCGGGAAGTCACTCTCTACACCGACGAAGACGAGTGGTCGAGCTGGAACAAGATCGGCGATCCAGTGCTTCACATCGAGCTCAGACGCTGGGCTGACGTCATGGTCATCGCTCCTTTGTCTGCTAACACATTAGCGAaggtttaataaataaataaaaatctaaattcCGTTAGAAGACTTTTACTTTgctctcacttttttttttcttttttaattagattGCTGGTGGGCTGTGTGATAATCTTCTGACTTGCATCGTACGAGCTTGGGACTATAGCAAACCGGTCTTCGTTGCGCCTGCGATGAATACTTTGATGTGGAACAATCCTTTCACGGAGAGGCATCTTTGTTCGCTTGATGAGCTTGGGGTCACGCTCATTCCTCCCATCAAGAAGAGATTGGCGTGTGGTGACTATGGTAATGGTGCAATGGCTGAGCCTTCTTTGATTTATTCCACTGTTAGGCTCTTCTGGGAGTCGCAGGTTCGTCAGCAAAGTTGAAACCGTGGTTTCCACTTTGCATTGGTTGGTTCTGTTTTAATGCTTGTCTTTGTACATCTTTAGAGGACCATTTTCACTGGCTTCACTCGTGTTACTACTGTAGGAATATTTAAGTTTATTGTCTCGCTGTTTGGTGTTCTTTCTCCTCACGCTTTTAGTCGTCTCACACATAGCAGCGTTGGTTTATAAGTTAACCAGTTCTCAGATCACCTAGCTGCTTTACTTTCTATCTGTAATCATGAAATCAAAAGGCGAGATGACATAGACATGAAGTTTGTTGCTTTTGAAACACGACAATGCAACCAAACGAAATTGAGAGATGGATACCAACGACATGAACATCATACTTCTGAGAAATATAGAAGTCACCTCCACCAATGCCACAACCAACATCTAACACCCTCTGTCCTGGTTTCAGATACATCTTCTACACATACTCTTTGGTTGTCTCTCTCACAAGAAACATAACACAAACATACATTATAGTACTGATAGATTAAGACACAAAACATCTCACATACAACATAAGCAGAACGAAATTAGGATTTAACCGATTCCACCAGTGCTCACAAAGCCTTGTCCAAAGACACGCTCATAGCATAAGATCCCATTGGATTTGTATTGAACATTGTCCAAGAAACGTTGGAAGCCTCTCTCATTTACTGAGCTCACTTTCTGCCATATCCAGCAAATCTGCATCCCACACAGCAAAGAATGTTATCTAAGGTTAAGTAATCGGAAGCGAAGCTAGACACTCTTGATAGATAGAGATTTGGTTTGCCTGATTCTgattcttcttgttcttcacATAAGCTCCAATGTCCTTTTGCCTGATCATGGAGAGAGCTCAAATGTGTTCCCGGCAGCATCGCGTGTCTGACGTTTTTGAAACACCTGCATTTTTTAACCATCAGCAGACGTCATAACTTTCTATGTGAGTGAACTTTGGtactttattaatttaattggaCAGGTTTGTTAGAATATATTTTGCACACATCTAAATATATTATCTCCAACAAAAAGGATTATCCTATCGTAAcctttcttaaataaaaaaaagaaaaagatatccTATATTATTATCAGAGTTAATCGTAAACAGAAAACCTAATGGATCTGCATGTTAGCCTTCCGTGGGAACTGGAGGAAGAAATACTCTCTCGTCTTCCACCTCAGTCTCTTGTTCGATTCAGAGCCGTGTCTAAGAGATGGAACTCTCTCTTAAACAACAAGAGTTTCATCAACAAGCACTTGTCTCTCTCCCGTCCCCACTTCATCCTCCTAACCAAATCAAAGATTTATTCAATAGACATCATCGATCAAAGGGTAACTTTGCGTGAGCTACACTCTTCTTGTAGGGATTCAAATTTGCAATACAGCAGAATCACTACTTGCGATGAACTCTTGTTCTGTAAATATCCTCCATTCCATTCGAAGATGGAGACAGCGCTCTGGTCTCCATGTTTGAGACAGGCTAACTTGATAAAGTTGTATTCCGTGGGCAAAGAGTTCAATGCTTTCGGCTTAGGATACGACAACAGTGGACCCCAAAAGGTTCACAAGCTTTTACTGTACCACCCACCCCAGGTAGCTGCGATCTACGAGTGTGCTTCTCACGTGTTGAGGTACATTAATGCACCTTACGAGGTACGCATGCCTGAAATAGATAGACGGTCACATGTGTCTTTGTATGGAAATTTGTATTGGATTGATTACAATCTCCAGACTGGTGAGTATTTCATCCAAAGCTTTGAATTCACTAGGGAGATTTTCAAACCCTTTTGTCTCCTTCCCTTACAAGATAACCATTGTCTCAATGAACTTCGCCTTGCGGTTTGGAAAGGAGATCGGTTTTCGTTGTTAAAGCAAAAATTTTTAAGAAGGAAGATTGAAATTTGGGTAACTAAGAATAAGATTGATGATAAAGAGGAAGTGGTGTGGATAAACTTTATGACCTTGACAACAACTAACTTGCCAAATTTGTTTCACAAGAAGTGTGGTGTTAGTTACTTCATCTATGACAAGACCCTATTCATGTGTTGTGGCGACGATGAAGCTAGTCATCCTTGCATCTATATTGTGAAGGGAGATGTGTGCAATAAGATTCAGATAGGGTATGGCCAGGTCAGCTGGTTTTCTCACTGTGCCTATGTTCCAAATTTGATCTCGGTTCCTTTAAAATTTCAGATTTGAGTGAATTGTTGCAAGTCTATTATTatcagtttttctttttaagttgttgcatctcttttgttttttttttgaaattttaacgtgattgatttttttttttttcattttttacttgAGTTATTTGAATGTTTATGTTTGAAGTTGATACAAACATGCAACAAAAGTGTTGTTGCAACCAGATGGAAGAAGTGGATAAAGGACAAATTTCACACACAAATTAAGAACAAACTTCGCTTCGCCAGTAACATTTTCTCGCCTCCAATTTTCATCAACTACACAATCTCAATTTACCACAAATACTTTGATGTGGAACAATCCTTTCGCTGAAAGGCATCTTTGTTCGCTTGATGAGCTTTGAGATCACACTCATTCCTCACATTAAGAAGAGATTGGCTTGTGGTGACTATGGTAATGGTGCAATGGCTGAACCTTCTTTGATTTATTCCACTGTTAAGACTCTTTTGGGAGTCGGAGGCGCATCAGCTAAGTGCTGGAACAAGTTCAAACCGTAGCTTCCACTTTGCATTGGTTGGTTCTGTTTTCACTATCATAGATTCTATAATGTTAATCTTATAAGTAGCTGTCTCGATTTGATGTCTCTAGAGGACCAGTTTCATTGTCTCTACTCATGTTGGTGTGggaatatttatgtttattgcCTAGCTTTTTGGTGTTCTCCTCAGTCTTTGAATCTCATGTCATAGCGTTTATATATAACTTAACCAATTCTCAGATAACTAAGCAGCTTTACTTTCCATCAGTTATCATGAACTCAAACGGCAAGCTGACTAAGACATGAAGTTTATATCTTTTGAAACACTACAATGCAACCGAAATCTAAACTTAAAAAACGCCAAATACAGTATGGAAACATTCAGATAGATTattcaacaaatttaaaacCAGTTCTTATAGAAACCAAAGATTGATTGAAGCAAATCTTGATTTATCTATCTAACCGAAACACTGAAGGTAAACGAAACAACATTCAAAAGTTCACATAACATCAAATACGCTTACTGCTATCTAAGACGCTTCACTCTTAACACGGTCATTGGACAGATTAATGCTTGAGTTCTTGTCATCATCCTGACATGATGTATTAGAGACAATTATAGTTCACATGTTTTGTCATGTTTTCTCGCATTTCATTAATCATCCTAATTGGACAAATAGTCATCAGAATACAACAAGATTCAAATAAAATCAGTACAAGTTAAAACTGCCATTTTACACTTCCAAAGAATACACAAATGAGTCAATTCACAATTCCAGACCCAACACTAACGAATGACACACAGACGAGTCACTTATCATAACTTTAGATTCGACATATGTGATCACCGGCTGGTTCCGATTAATCGAGGCAAGAGTACTATGGTTTCACCTTCGAGATTCCACAAATCCGAGCATATCAAAGGGACCTAAGGGAGAAGCAGTGAgcaagaaggaaaaaaatagaaagggGGAGGTGTCCGACTCCGGCGAGAAAGGGACACTGGAGCCGGCTGAATGGAGATTTTGGGAGTGTACGCCgagagagagtttttttttggaaaatacgCCGAGAGAGTTTTGATTTAGTCATGTGTTTTGTCATTTTCAACAATGGTTCATGACATTCATTATGATACACGTAGATTCTCTTCACCCAATATCTCTGTTGGCTTTTTTCATATCTCTTTATACATTCACTTCAGGGTAACATTAGAGGTGTATaaatttccatataaatatataaacagtTGTCAATGTTAAATCAAATCTAACCCGACTATACATGCATGGACAATATCCACGACTCGACTTGATCATCTTATGGAACACAAAACTTCTCTAAACGTTCTTAACCCTAGTATTCTCATGGACTAATACCCGTTCCTAATTTACTATATCCTCGattctctctttttgttttgatttttgagGTTTTATAATGTTTAACTTACTTGTCTTATGTATAGCCTCCATTAACAAAATTTTCCTTAAAACTTAACTTCTTATAACAtatgtttaaaaacatatatttgacccaaaaaaacatatacagtgaaacctctataaattaataatgttgtgactacaccaaaactataatttttcattaatttatagagatattaatttatcgatatactaattgaacaaaaaattgaatttgaaactataaaattatattattttatagaaacttttagtgtatattaatttatagattattaatttaaaaaggttATACTATTGTTTGATTTTTCCTAACAAGAAAAAAGATACATTGGATTCTATATGATATATTAATGTTACCTTTTTATTAACAAGGAGAAAAGATATCCTATAACCTttatcaaaaaagaagaaggatatcccctaaatattatttgagaaacattgcaatatttttttgtagccatgtgtcatcactataatgattcttagaatccttagagaaatagattggtttatctaaatatataataagctttttattaaaccacaataaatacattattaatgtgcttcattatttccttaaatgagattacgaaattgcctaatgtggttaaagtatatatgacaattaatgattttgaataataaagatttgataaaaataagtgtgtattataattatatttgtttaattttaagctattaaaataaattaaacaatcatagtaactatataataaaaattaaaaaaaaaattatttatatattatattttgaatttttaaaaacgataaattactaaaacttttaaaagtttcacattcaaatatTGTGATCTacgatttaaaacttttgttatgacatgatacaaataattaaaaaataatataagttgaaagtgtcatttaataagtatcaaaaataaaagatatataaatatatgtatcattttaaattaaactatatgccatataaaaatacataaatatcttaattttgaaatttactttgaacattttttgataaaaaatttgaaaaaatattgacaacttaattttttaaaatattataaattacttaaaccattaatcccacagtgaaaattttgttatcactaatttagactttttgctataacagatacaaatgataaaaaaaatatgaacaaaGAGCATCAtccaataaatattaatattaaaatataccatatgtatgttactatcatttaaatttaattatacatcatatcaaatagaaaaagtattttttcgatttataaaatttatttatatgttcgcaccaatttaattatataagtagtagataatgactttttaattattcaatatatattttattatttcataatatgttataaacatataatatataaaataatttatatatataatgttcatggGTCTTAACCTAGTCCTATATTATTATCAGAGCTAATAGAAAACAGAAGACCTAATGGATCTGCCTGTTAGCCTTCCGTGGTAACTAGAGGAAGATATACTTTCTCGTCTTCCACCTAAATCTCTTGTTCGATTCAGAACCGTGTCGAAGAGATGGAACTCTCTTTTCAACGACAAGAGTTTCATCAACAACCACTTGTCTCTCTCCCGTCCCCAGTTCATCTTCGTGACCAAATCAAAGGTTTATTCAATAGACATCATCGGTCAAAGGATAAATTTACATGACATACACTCGTCTTGCAGATATTTAAATCTCAAATACGGAACCTTCACTAGTTACGATGATCTCTTGCTCTGTAAATATCCACACCGCTTGGTGAAGGAGACAGCCCTTTGGAATCCATGGTTGAGACAGGTAAACTTGATCAAGTTGCCCTTGGACAGATTCTTCGCTGTTTTCGGCTTGGGATACAACAATAGTAGACCCCCAAAAGGTTCACAAGATTCTACTGTACTACCCCCTCTCCCAGGAAGCTGCGATCTACGCGTGTGCCTCACACGCGTTGAGGTATATTAATACACCTGACGAGGTACACATACCTGAAATAGTTAAACGGTCATATGTGTCCTTGTATGGAAATTTATATTGGACTGCTTACAGTCCCCAGACTCGTGAGCATTTCATCCAAAGCTTTGATTTCACTAGGGAGGTTTTCAAAACCGTTTGTCTCCTTCCCTTACAAGAAAATCCTTGTTTAGATGAACTTCTACTTGCGGTTTGTAAAGGAAATCGGTTTTCGTTGTTAAAGCAATGCTATTTAACAAGGAAGATTGAAATTTGGGTAATGGAAAATAAGATTGATGATAAAGAAGAAATGGCGTGGATAAACTTGATGACCTCGACAGCAACTAACTTGCCATAAGTTGTTTCCCAAGATGTATGGCGTTAGTTACTTCGTCTATGATAAAACCCTATTCATGTGTTGTGGCGACGATGAATATGGGCATCCTTGCATCTGTATAGTGAAGGGAGACATGTGCAATTCAGATAGGGTATGTCAAGGTCGGTTGGTTTTCTCACTGTGCGTATGTTCCTAATTTGACCTCGGTTCCTTTAGAATTTCAGATTTGAGTAAATTGTTGCAAGTCTAGTAATATCAGTTTTTCTTTTAtgtcttttgttttatttgaaattttaaagtgattctgaatgttttttattttagtttaactTAGAGTGATTTCAACGTTTACGTCTCAAGTTGATACACATCATGCAACAAAAGTCTTGTTGCAACAAGATGGAAGAAGTGGATAAAGGACAAATTTCACACACATTAAAAGAACAAGGGTAGGCTTCGCCCAGGGCCGGCTCTGAGATTTTGGTGGTCTGTGACTGTAACTGTGTCtatgtaaaatttttttttttttacaaatttaggagtttaaaatattttttaagtaagtctattcatatataatttttttaaaaaaatttggagacctattacaaatattttattacgCATTCTCGCCTCCAATTTTCATCAACTACACAATCTCAGTTTACCACAAATTACTTTAATTTTCTCCCTTATCAATCATTATTTCTGAATAATCATTCAGctcttgtttcaaaaaaaaaaaaaaaaaatcattcggCTCTTTGTTGCTGTTATTGAACTGCGTCCCATTTTTTTCACAGACTATGATTACACattctaaaaaatattgaatattgaacacacaaatattaaaatacaaccGACGGATCTATCCTCCGCCTCCGCTGCATATACCGGTTAAGGAAACCGGGAATCTACAAAGTGCCGTAACCGCCTCCGTACCTTCTCCGCTAACAACCTCAGCTGAAGCCGGAGGAAGAACCCTCCCGTCAGCGAACAACGCTCTTTCCCCAACCGCCGCCGGCTGCTGTTCCCTATAACGCGCCACCGCACCCTCTAGCTCCGCCTCGGCTGAGCCATATACAGCTTCGTCTCCAGACCTCCTTTCCACCTCCAAATACTCTCCGAGCGATGACCGTCTGCATTCTGCGGACCCACGGTGCATCCCGTTTCCggcgtcgtcgtcgtcgtcgtctcggCAAAAGCGCCACCACTTGCGACGGCGATGCCGCTCAGACGAGTTCGGAGGAGGACGCTTCCTCAGGTTGCGTCTTGTAGCGTTGGAGCTGGTGGCACGTGAGACTGAGATGGAGGGAGACACGTGGCGGTGAGAAGAAGCTCTGAATGGCATCATCGGCATGGTTGCTGTGAAACTAAACCCCATAAGTGTTCCAAGTGTGATGCTTCTGTCATGGAAGAAGGATCCTGTCGACTAATATCAACATCGCCAATACAAAACTGAATCAAGACTTCGAACTAATCAAAGTTCaatttaaaatgtataatttagttttgtaataaaaatatgatattttcaagGGATTTATGGAAAATAAAGCTTAATCTATTTGATTTAAGATTCATAGAAACTGACCTCTGTATCAAGATCGGAGGAAGAGACGGAGGAGATTGTGGGAGAAGGTGGAACCTGGTTGCGTGGATCTTGCATTTTCCTGTGTAATCGCTGGTCGATGATGTTTGGAGATATGTCTCACTGAGATATTAAACGACGTCGGATCGGGGGAAAGGAAAGTAGTGTTTGCTTTTGGTTTGGATGATAGGTGAGGAAGCAGGAGAAAGTGACAAATGCTTTGCTTTTGAAATGATTGTTCTTCTTTACTCTATTTCTCTCTATGCTTGAGCTTTtgatatctttatattttttgtggGAAAACCAATGCTATATGGGAACATTTTGTTTTGGTAAACTTTGCATGAAAGCTGCTGCTATTTGTTTGGTGAGGagaataaattcaaattttactaaaagaaagaaattacaaaaaaaaaaaaattaacttttatAGGTTGTGTCGTTTTATTCATAGGATACCTGAAAATTGAAAAAGCTTACCGCTAGATCTAATTTCACGCGAAGAAGCAGCTCTGATCGTACATactattattattgttgttccttctttttattttccaaaACACGGATAAATATCTTTTTCATTCACTTTCTCACAATATAATCAAACTAATACAAATTCCATCTTTTTACAGAAAGTATATGGATATTAGTCTAAATTTATATTGCAGGgtgattaaatatttatattttctgtaAAAATAGGAAATtatctgtttttattttattttatagtttgagacaatgttttgaaaaccggaCAGGATACTGGTTCAACAAGTCGAATCATTTTTCaaagtttaaatatatataatcatatattaacACTAGTAGACCTAAAAAGTATCTCCACGTATAACacgttctttattttttttcaattaattagaaaataaaatataagtataaatataactatataCACAAAAAACAAGTGAATACAAtgtaaattcaaaatatataaaactaaatgaTTGACCGTTCAAATtgctatatttatttatttatacaattaaAGTCTCAATCAATATGGTAAAATAAGAATAGTATATGAAagataaaaaagtttttttttttacattctttcttaagaaaatagAATTACTTAGAAAAACAATTAAATTGTGATAATCAAACATTGATTAtgaaacataaattttataacaactgaaaatatatttattatatgttgATTTTTCGCAGTCGGATTTTAAAGTTGATCCGAATTACTGGTTCTACCGATTTTAAGTT comes from the Brassica rapa cultivar Chiifu-401-42 chromosome A01, CAAS_Brap_v3.01, whole genome shotgun sequence genome and includes:
- the LOC103838863 gene encoding histone H1 — its product is MDPSLSSDPHRPQQYSPFPQYPPSNSPFVSAPNLPFYGVNQTPFNTHVSPPQPQTQTQTQTPPPYSELIVEAIAHLNEPEGSSKMAISRYIERSNPVLPTDHQALLAHHLKTLKNCGVLSMVKKSYKLAASSSAPESVAVAAAAAAAGLAPPPPRSESPLDPAPLSASQPQKRGRGRPPKPKPEASPQQQQQLIIAQPNAVQLNGQPSWEQPQFPVPSPTQTGTESAKRGPGRPRKDGSAPIPRPAGMSVIMKRRGRPPGRRAAGRQRKPLSVSSTASVFPYVANGARRRGRPRRVDSGGVPVAAPAGGEAVAAAPGIKRGRGRPPKIGGVKNRLITKPKRGRGRPVGRPRKNPWPVTVATGALESAYGELKAKLDLYNEKAKEILNVLNTGITSNDNQAAVEAAQKLEGLISMMTVEPQAVEEAQPEEAAPQTEAEEPQEGEGHGQEREGEEEQAPTDQTQVQTDAEAMQEALF
- the LOC103838873 gene encoding phosphopantothenoylcysteine decarboxylase is translated as MENGKRDRDDMEVQTAPRKPRVLLAASGSVAAIKFGNLCHCFAEWAEVRAVVSKSSLHFLDRLSLPREVTLYTDEDEWSSWNKIGDPVLHIELRRWADVMVIAPLSANTLAKIAGGLCDNLLTCIVRAWDYSKPVFVAPAMNTLMWNNPFTERHLCSLDELGVTLIPPIKKRLACGDYGNGAMAEPSLIYSTVRLFWESQVRQQS
- the LOC103838883 gene encoding protein SUPPRESSOR OF NIM1 1-like, which codes for MDLHVSLPWELEEEILSRLPPQSLVRFRAVSKRWNSLLNNKSFINKHLSLSRPHFILLTKSKIYSIDIIDQRVTLRELHSSCRDSNLQYSRITTCDELLFCKYPPFHSKMETALWSPCLRQANLIKLYSVGKEFNAFGLGYDNSGPQKVHKLLLYHPPQVAAIYECASHVLRYINAPYEVRMPEIDRRSHVSLYGNLYWIDYNLQTGEYFIQSFEFTREIFKPFCLLPLQDNHCLNELRLAVWKGDRFSLLKQKFLRRKIEIWVTKNKIDDKEEVVWINFMTLTTTNLPNLFHKKCGVSYFIYDKTLFMCCGDDEASHPCIYIVKGDVCNKIQIGYGQVSWFSHCAYVPNLISVPLKFQI
- the LOC108871376 gene encoding LOW QUALITY PROTEIN: protein SUPPRESSOR OF NIM1 1-like (The sequence of the model RefSeq protein was modified relative to this genomic sequence to represent the inferred CDS: deleted 1 base in 1 codon; substituted 1 base at 1 genomic stop codon), with protein sequence LEEDILSRLPPKSLVRFRTVSKRWNSLFNDKSFINNHLSLSRPQFIFVTKSKVYSIDIIGQRINLHDIHSSCRYLNLKYGTFTSYDDLLLCKYPHRLVKETALWNPWLRQVNLIKLPLDRFFAVFGLGYNNSRPPKGSQDSTVLPPLPGSCDLRVCLTRVEVYXTPDEVHIPEIVKRSYVSLYGNLYWTAYSPQTREHFIQSFDFTREVFKTVCLLPLQENPCLDELLLAVCKGNRFSLLKQCYLTRKIEIWVMENKIDDKEEMAWINLMTSTATNLP
- the LOC103838891 gene encoding uncharacterized protein At3g17950, which translates into the protein MQDPRNQVPPSPTISSVSSSDLDTESTGSFFHDRSITLGTLMGFSFTATMPMMPFRASSHRHVSPSISVSRATSSNATRRNLRKRPPPNSSERHRRRKWWRFCRDDDDDDAGNGMHRGSAECRRSSLGEYLEVERRSGDEAVYGSAEAELEGAVARYREQQPAAVGERALFADGRVLPPASAEVVSGEGTEAVTALCRFPVSLTGICSGGGG